The segment CGCCAGCCAATGGGCAGATGAACATGATCTAAACTGGTTGGACTACTGGAATGACAAGACCGTTCATTTTATTGGTAAGGATATCATATATCACCATACAATATTCTGGCCAAGCATGCTTATGGGTAAAAATATGAAACTGCCATACAGCGTGATTGGTGGAGGATACCTCTCCCTTGAAGGACGTAAAATGTCCACAAGTAAAGGATGGGTCATATGGGTAAAGGATTTCCTTGACAAGTTTGACAGTGACTTATTACGTTATTATATGGTCATCAATGCCCCACTGGACAAGGATACGGACTTTTCATGGGATGACTTCCAGAGAAGAATCAACAATGAACTAACAGACAGTCTTGGTAACTTCGTTCATAGAACATTTACATTCACCCATAAGTTCTTTGACGGCAAAGTGCCGGAAAAAGGAAGCTTTGATGAGTTGGATGAGGAATTTTTATCAATGATAGAACAATTGCCGGATAAGGTAGCAGATGAGATTGATACGTTCAACTTCCGTGACGGACTACAGGAAATCATGACCACCTGTAAATTTGCAAACAAATACTTCAATGACAAAAAACCATGGAAGGCCGTGAAGGAGGATATTGAAAGTGCAAAAACATGTCTGTATCTGTCCAACCAACTGGTTCATACATTAGCTGTTGTACTAAATCCATACTTACCTGAAACCGCACAGAAAATACGCGGCATACTTAACATGCCTACTGAAGATGTTGAAGGATTTATGAAATTTGAAAACAGGACTCCACTGGTTTGTTGGGATGAGGCCAAGGAATTTCTAGATGAAGGTTATGAAATTAACAAGGCAAAACCATTATTTAAGAAGATAGAAGATGACGTTATTAATGAAGAAAAAGAAAAATTATACAATACATTAGATGAACAAGAGGATGATAATATGAGTAACACAATTAGTATAGATGAATTTGGAAAAGTTGAATTGATAGTAGGTCAAATTAAAGAAGCAGAAAAAATAGAAAAAGCAGACAAATTACTTAAGGTTCAAGTGGACTTAGGCGATGAAGTAAGACAAGTGGTTGCCGGTATTGCAAAAAGATACTCACCTGAAGAATTAATCGACAGAAAGGTTATTGTAGTGGCAAACCTGGAACCTGCCAAATTATTTGGTGTAGAATCAAATGGTATGCTTCTTGCTACAGACAGTATGGAATTGCTTACAACCGAAGGTAAAGTAGGTGAACATATCAGATAAGAAATTGCACAATTAAAATAATTATCATTATAAACTTAGATACCATACAAACAAATATAAGGTGAAGTTAAATGAGTGAAGTGCTAGTAAAGCATGCAGAGACGTTTCTTAAGGATATCCAGAAAAAGCCCGTCATAGCAGAGGGCATTGAGGACTTTGACAGTTACATAGAGATATACTCCTATCTTTATGATAACCTCACAAAGCTTCAAAACCTAAGAAACAAGATGGAGATAAGAGGTTTTACCTCACCATTTGCTGCCATTAAAAGGTTTAATAAGGGAGCCAATACCGGAAATGCACCCGAGATTATTCCTGATGATGTCCATGACCAGTCACGTCATGCTCAGTATTTTAGGATTAAGGCATCCAATAAGAAAAATATATTGGATCAAGTTAAATCTGCTATCGCTTCACATAAAATAGCAATCGGACACCTTGAAGAGTATGGTACATTCAAATGCAACGAATGCAAACAAAAATATACAAAAAACCATATCCAGGATTTGTTAACATACGACGATGACTACGATGTAACCGGATTCATGTGTGAATGCGGAAACAGTGACTTTACATTTGAGGAGACAGTCAGTGGTATCTGCCGACTGGAATTAATAAAATACCTGCCACTAGGTGGAGAATACCTTCTTAAAAGATCACAACTTACCCGGTATAGCCTGGAAGCATACCGTGACATTACAAAGATTATGAAACAGGAAAAAAGAGGTCGTGTAAAGAGTGTTACAGTCATTGCTAAGGTAAAAGATGAAAAAACAGGCAAATGGGTTAGTAAAAAGGCAAACATTGACTATGCAGATGAACACAACTATGAATTAGAACTTCGTAAAAGATACGGATCCAATGCCCGAATCGAATTATTGCAGTTTAATCATAAAAAGCCATCACTGATTAACGATAAATACGTTCAAAATGCCCTGGCCATAGCATACCTGCAATATACCGAAAATATAGTGAACAACCAGATTGATGACATCATACCCCTGCACATCCGGAATATGGACAAGGTAAACAAATACAACAGAATACTTGAACAGGCAAGAAGCGATGCCAGCAGACTGGCAAGGGAAGCTGATGAACGTATAGAACTGGAAGAGGAATTAAAGTACCTGAAACTTAAAAAGGAGAATTTGATTAATTCAAACCATGAATTGGACAGGGGACTTAAAGAGGATCTGGCACGAGAGGTAAAGATTAGAAAACATTATTATATTGATACTACAAAGACAATCATACTATGGGATTTGTTCAAGTATTACATGACAACATCCGAAAACAGACGAAACAATTACTCGGGACCATTTCCCAACCTCAGGCCAACTCTTGACTCCAATCAAATAAAAGTCTTCGACAGGGTATTTTCAAAGGACATCATCCAACTATTACATGACAACGATGAAAACATAGCCATCATTGAAAATATGAAAGAATGCATACAATACAAACAAGACCTGGAAAACAAACGTAAAAATCTACACTTAAAGTCCAATCAAGCAGCCTGTGGAGCGGTCGTCTTAAATAAAAAATCAAACATATCCCTGAATAAAGCTGCGGATTTATTATATGTTGATTATGAAGAGGCATCCAAAGAAAAAGTTGAATTAAACAGAATTGAAAAGCCTAGCACGAAAAAAGCTAAGAAATTCCTAGAATTAATTAACAAGTAATTATTGAAGGTGATAACCATGGCATCAACAGTACATGTAAACAAACCATTATCATCCAAATATATTTTAGAACTATTAGATGAAAATCCGGACTTGGAAGTAATAGAATGTCCTCAAAGTCTATATGAAAGAACATCAGACACCTATTTAGATGCTCTTCGTGAGTTAGACATTGAAATAAAAGTGCTTGAAAGCAGGGGTAGACCTAAAAAATACGACAGCAGCTTGGTCAAGAAGATTAATGAAATGATAAACTCAGGATTATATCCAAAGGCAATAGCTAAAAGGTTACATATAGACTTGAAAACTGTTTATTACCTTAAGGATAAGAAGTTAAAGCAAGGCCCTAAATCAAAGTACTCCGATGATACGAAACAGGAAATTGTAAAGTTAAAAAATAAGGGTATCAGTGTTAAGAAGATTTCATCAATGATGAACATACCAATAAGAACAATATATCATATACTTCAAAAGGAAAGAGAACTGATAAACAAACAAACAAAAGGAGTGTAGACATTGCTGAACAATTCCACCTACCTACTTGTCACTTCTGGTATATGTGGCCTGGTAGCATTTCTAATGACATTCGGAGTAATGCCTACCCTGATTAGAAGACTGAAAAATGCCGATATTGTAGGACGTGACATACACAAGTTTACCAAGCCAGAAGTTGCAGAGATGGGAGGTATTGGAATACTCTTCGGATTTGCCATAGCAATAATGCTGGGAGTATACCTTTATCCGCAATGGCAAAGCCAGCTGACAATAACCCTGATAGTCATATTGCTGGTGGGCATCATCGGAATGGTGGACGACCTTATAATGCTATCCTCCAAGGAAAAGCTGGTCCTATTATGGATAGCGGGTCTGCCTATAATGTGGGTAACACCACCCAACGTTAGCATAATCTATATGTTAAGCATTCCAATAGCAGTTACTGTTGCATCCAACCTTACCAATATGCTGGCGGGTCTGAACGGTATAGAAACAGGACTGGGCGTAATAGCCTTGACATCACTTACCCTAAGCTGTATAATAATGAACAAATATGACGTGGCCATAATATCATTTTCCATGCTTGGAGCTTTAATAGCATTTCTATTCTATAACAAGTATCCTGCAAACGTATTTCCGGGTGATGTTGGAACCCTTATTATCGGTGCAAGCATAGCGATTATAGCATTTATAGGTAGGGTAAAGATTATCGCATTTATCGTACTTCTTCCCAACATTATAGATGGAATACTAAAGTTCAGAAGTGCAGGTGTAATGGAACGACAAAAACATAAGCCTACACAGGTAAAGGAGGACGGATTGCTTGTAGTACCGCAGGGTGGATTCAACTCACTCATCAGATCCATACTGAAAAAGCCTATGAAGGAAAGCCAGGTAGTTCATATCATATGGCTAATCGGTATCATATTTGGACTTATAGGAATAATAATAGCATACACGGCAAGTAATGCTATTATATAACATAATATTGGAATTGTATTGTCCAATATTACCTTCACCACCCCTCACACAATTTACTTTATAATACATACTTATTTTAGAGATAATTATATACTGTTAGTTAACCTTTATTCAAATCAAGGTATGAACTGATTTTAGAAAGTTATCCCCAAATCATTAATGAAAATATACGACTTATTTTGCCATACAAATTATATGCCTTATTAGCATATATCAAACAGGATATCACTACAATTAACACATATCTACACAGTAACAACTTCATGAGAGTCCTAAAACTGAATTTTTAAACACTTTTTAATAGAAAAAAAACATACAACAAACACCATACTCTTATTTTAGAGATTAAACAATGATTTTTAAACAATAGCATTTAAATAAAATTTTATGATAAGCATATGCCAAAAAAGTAATTTTAAATAATTCTAATAATTTTGAATAAAAAACAAAATATAATAATTACCTTTTAGATAAACATATACAGTAATGAAGATTTATATCAATTTATTAATTGATTTAAAAATACATATAATCAAAAGTATTAAAATATTAAATATAATCTTTAAAAATTTAATATACAGTCATACGTTGAATTATAAAGATTATCTTGGCATCGATTAACGAAAATAAATCCTCATTACTACTCAAATAAGATAATGATGAAAATGTAACAATCACGTGCATATGTGAAAAAAAACATATTCAACATCACATATACTAGAACAATGTTTCTATATCTGGTAAAACATCTAAAAAAACAAAATCAATATAGAAAAAATAAATTGTTACACATTATCCATCATAAAAACAACCTATTAACCATATAAAAAGTATATGATTAATAAAAAAATTCAAAAATGGTGACACATAATGAATAAAAAGAATATATTCATATTTGTCTTAATACTACTTGTTGGTATGACAGCAGTTAGTGCAGCTGACATTGAAGACGATGACACGACAACAGCAGCAACTATTGAAACGCCACAAGTAGAACAGACAAATACAGAACCAATAGCACAACAAGAAGTGCAAGAAGTAAAGAAAGAAAAAACATTGAAAGAAGACTCAAATGATGAATTACCCGCACCACGTGTAATTGATTCGGATTTAACAATTGATGATGATAATTTTGCCGATTTCAATAATGTTAACTGGACTGTTAATGGTCAAGTTACAGTAAATGGTGCAGGATATCAATTTACTAATGTAGCAATAAATGTTGTAGGAGATTATGTAACATTAAACAATCTTAAAATTACTACAAATAATGATACAAAGTTAATTGATGCTACTGGTGTCAAAAACCTTACAATAACTAATTCAATATTAAATTTACGAAACGAAGGAACATCTAGTAACAACCAAGCGATAGGTATTGACTTAACTAATACTGAAAATATTACAATTAGCAGTACAACTCTTCAAGTAGAAGCACCATCTCAAACCCAACAGTGGTACAATACCACCCCCGAAGACTGGTATAGCGTGCTTGAAGTTTCAGCCATACTAATAAATAATGCTGATAATGTAACTATTAATCAAAACACTATTCGAATAATAAACACTACTGAAAAGGTAGTTAATTCAACAATGCCCGCTATTACTATTAAAAATGGTACAGAAAACATTAATGTAACATTTAATGATATATACGCAACTGGAGCTCACTTCGTTTATGGTGTGATGATGAACGATGGTGTGACAAATGCTGCAATAAAAAACAATACTGTTACTTGTGTTGGTCCATTATATGTGGCTGGAATTGATGCTTCAACAGCAACTGATTCAGTAGTATCAGGAAACCTAATAAATCCACAAAGTACTGGTCAGGCAACATATAATCCAGACAACAGTGAAGAATCATTAGCATATGGAATAATTTCCAATACTTACATTACAGGCAACCAAAACAATCGAATCTGTAAAAACACCATTAATCCACAGGCAAATGTAATATATGCAATTGAAGTATACAGAGGAAATAACATCACAGTATGTTCAAATCATATTAATGAATGGTATAATGCTGTAAAATCCATTGGTGTGGCATTTGCATTTACCAACAACAGTAAAATAATCAATAACTTTATAAGAGTAGACGGTACAACAGGAACTACTCATTCATTCTATGAAGAAATAGCCCCGGTTAATACTGGAGTAATATTAACAAACCAATCAAATAATAATTTGATTCAGGGGAATGACATTCGAGTTACCGCTATGGGTGATGCTGCTGCCAGAAGTGTAAATATTACAAATGACACAGGCAATACTGTAACTGATAATAGATTAGAATATCAAGTAAACGAAGGTATTAGTGTAGGTAGTGAAACTGCCCTAGTGGAATCAGGAAATACAATTTCCAATAGTGTAACTCCAGTATTATACCCTTGTGATTGTGGATGTATGAGTACTGAAAACCAGAATATGGGAATCACTGAATTCAAAAGAATATCAGTCAAAAAATCATTGAAAAAAGATTTGCCTGATAATTTACCTGATGATGTGACGATAATTGATGACAGTAATATAAGCACATATGCAATGGTTATGGATTGGAATCCAGTAATCAGTTTTTATAGTGCTAATGCAATAAGAAATAAAAAAATAATTTTTAATATAAGTATGGATAAAAACATAAGTTTTACGGGACTTTCTTCAGCCAACTGTACAATATTAGGTGACTATTCAAATGTTAGTAGAACAATAACCATTGGTGGTGCAAATATAGATAATTTTTATGGGCCTAAAGTTACACTCCTGCAAGTGTACAATTTGACAAATTCAGTAATTGGAAGTGTAGCTAATTTCTATGGTAGAAATAATATTGCTGAAAATAATACAATTATCAATAATAATCTAGGTACTTCTTTAGCAATTAATTCTTATGACGTTAACACAAAGAATAATTATATAGTACGTATTAATGGAAATACAGTGCAATTTTCAAAAGGCCTTCGAATTAATGGAGACAATAATACACCAACTTATGATGATGGATATGCATTGAATAATAGTAACTATGATACATATTTTGACGAAACAAATACCTTAAAAAGTGAATATGCAGATTCTGTTTTATTTGCAACTGAAACAATTACAAAACCAGTAATTATTAACAGTAAAGTAACTTTATCCGCTTTACGTGATGTTGGTGGATTTTATAGTGTAACATTTATTGAAGGATCAGATTATTCACTAGTAGAAGATGCAACAATCAATAAGCTTACATTAAATGGTGTTAATAAAGTCAATGTTAATCACAATACATTACTTGCAGATGATAGCAGTATAGAACTTATCGGATCAACAGATTGTAACATTACAAACAACATAATCAACACAAAACTTACCAATACAATAACATTAGACGATGATTCATTCAATAATATCATTGAAAATAATGAGTTATATGCTAGTAGTTACAAGGGAGATAAAAGTGTTAGTGCTGACAGAGAATCCAATACAGTTCAATCAAACATCCCTATACCAGTACCAGTATTAAAAGTTAATACATGCGAATTTACTGTTGGAAGTACTGCCACTATTAGTGCTAGCATCACACTTGATGATGAAGTAGCAACAACTATTAATAAAGGAAAAGTAGTATTTAAAGTAAATGGTAAAACCTTGAAAGATGCTGATAATAAAGTAATCTACGCAAAAGTGGTAGATGGAACTGCAACAATCGAAAACTTTGAAATTCCACAGAGCTGGTCTAAAAACGGTACAACAATTACAGCAACATATAGTGGTTCAACCCAATGTGAAAAACTAACAAGTGATGCAACAGAAATCACCACAACATCAACAGAACCAATAATTTCTACAGAAGACATAACTACAACAGCAAACTCACAAATCACACTCACAGCTACAATAAACGATGGTAACAAACCAATAAATACTGGAAAAGTAGTATTTAAAATCAATGGTAAAACAGTTAAAGATGAAAACGGCAAAGTAATCTATGCTAAAGTAACCAATGGAATAGCAAGCATACCTAACTATACACTACCAGAAACATTTAAAACAGGAACATACACAATCACAGCAACATTCACAGCACCCAACTATGAAAAACTCCAAACAAATAGTACTCTAACAGTCACATCTTAAACAATCAATTGTTAAGGAGGATATAATTATAACCTCCACTATACTTTTTTTATAATAAACAACCAATTAAACTAAGTTTACTTAAATAGAACGAAGGGGGTTAATCCATAATGAATAGCAAGAAAATAATACTATTTTTAATTATATGTATT is part of the Methanosphaera sp. BMS genome and harbors:
- the metG gene encoding methionine--tRNA ligase, whose protein sequence is MDKLFISCALPYANGPCHLGHLRSTYIPADIYARFNRMNNVDTLMVCATDEHGTPIAVRAEQENKSPKDITDVYHELIGNDLKACNISLDSFRRTTDKRHYEMAQEFFLTLNEKGYIYQQEIEQLYCDNCQRSLPDRYVEGICPYCDSEARGDQCEVCGHHLDPIQLKEPHCLICEGTPHPQKSNQYYFKLEEFEDELKDWINNNEHLPKNVKNFAAEWVNEGLKNWIMSRDMKWGIPIPLDDAEGKVLYVWGEAFIGYQSSASQWADEHDLNWLDYWNDKTVHFIGKDIIYHHTIFWPSMLMGKNMKLPYSVIGGGYLSLEGRKMSTSKGWVIWVKDFLDKFDSDLLRYYMVINAPLDKDTDFSWDDFQRRINNELTDSLGNFVHRTFTFTHKFFDGKVPEKGSFDELDEEFLSMIEQLPDKVADEIDTFNFRDGLQEIMTTCKFANKYFNDKKPWKAVKEDIESAKTCLYLSNQLVHTLAVVLNPYLPETAQKIRGILNMPTEDVEGFMKFENRTPLVCWDEAKEFLDEGYEINKAKPLFKKIEDDVINEEKEKLYNTLDEQEDDNMSNTISIDEFGKVELIVGQIKEAEKIEKADKLLKVQVDLGDEVRQVVAGIAKRYSPEELIDRKVIVVANLEPAKLFGVESNGMLLATDSMELLTTEGKVGEHIR
- a CDS encoding DUF530 domain-containing protein — translated: MSEVLVKHAETFLKDIQKKPVIAEGIEDFDSYIEIYSYLYDNLTKLQNLRNKMEIRGFTSPFAAIKRFNKGANTGNAPEIIPDDVHDQSRHAQYFRIKASNKKNILDQVKSAIASHKIAIGHLEEYGTFKCNECKQKYTKNHIQDLLTYDDDYDVTGFMCECGNSDFTFEETVSGICRLELIKYLPLGGEYLLKRSQLTRYSLEAYRDITKIMKQEKRGRVKSVTVIAKVKDEKTGKWVSKKANIDYADEHNYELELRKRYGSNARIELLQFNHKKPSLINDKYVQNALAIAYLQYTENIVNNQIDDIIPLHIRNMDKVNKYNRILEQARSDASRLAREADERIELEEELKYLKLKKENLINSNHELDRGLKEDLAREVKIRKHYYIDTTKTIILWDLFKYYMTTSENRRNNYSGPFPNLRPTLDSNQIKVFDRVFSKDIIQLLHDNDENIAIIENMKECIQYKQDLENKRKNLHLKSNQAACGAVVLNKKSNISLNKAADLLYVDYEEASKEKVELNRIEKPSTKKAKKFLELINK
- a CDS encoding helix-turn-helix domain-containing protein, which gives rise to MASTVHVNKPLSSKYILELLDENPDLEVIECPQSLYERTSDTYLDALRELDIEIKVLESRGRPKKYDSSLVKKINEMINSGLYPKAIAKRLHIDLKTVYYLKDKKLKQGPKSKYSDDTKQEIVKLKNKGISVKKISSMMNIPIRTIYHILQKERELINKQTKGV
- a CDS encoding glycosyltransferase 4 family protein; its protein translation is MTFGVMPTLIRRLKNADIVGRDIHKFTKPEVAEMGGIGILFGFAIAIMLGVYLYPQWQSQLTITLIVILLVGIIGMVDDLIMLSSKEKLVLLWIAGLPIMWVTPPNVSIIYMLSIPIAVTVASNLTNMLAGLNGIETGLGVIALTSLTLSCIIMNKYDVAIISFSMLGALIAFLFYNKYPANVFPGDVGTLIIGASIAIIAFIGRVKIIAFIVLLPNIIDGILKFRSAGVMERQKHKPTQVKEDGLLVVPQGGFNSLIRSILKKPMKESQVVHIIWLIGIIFGLIGIIIAYTASNAII
- a CDS encoding Ig-like domain-containing protein — encoded protein: MNKKNIFIFVLILLVGMTAVSAADIEDDDTTTAATIETPQVEQTNTEPIAQQEVQEVKKEKTLKEDSNDELPAPRVIDSDLTIDDDNFADFNNVNWTVNGQVTVNGAGYQFTNVAINVVGDYVTLNNLKITTNNDTKLIDATGVKNLTITNSILNLRNEGTSSNNQAIGIDLTNTENITISSTTLQVEAPSQTQQWYNTTPEDWYSVLEVSAILINNADNVTINQNTIRIINTTEKVVNSTMPAITIKNGTENINVTFNDIYATGAHFVYGVMMNDGVTNAAIKNNTVTCVGPLYVAGIDASTATDSVVSGNLINPQSTGQATYNPDNSEESLAYGIISNTYITGNQNNRICKNTINPQANVIYAIEVYRGNNITVCSNHINEWYNAVKSIGVAFAFTNNSKIINNFIRVDGTTGTTHSFYEEIAPVNTGVILTNQSNNNLIQGNDIRVTAMGDAAARSVNITNDTGNTVTDNRLEYQVNEGISVGSETALVESGNTISNSVTPVLYPCDCGCMSTENQNMGITEFKRISVKKSLKKDLPDNLPDDVTIIDDSNISTYAMVMDWNPVISFYSANAIRNKKIIFNISMDKNISFTGLSSANCTILGDYSNVSRTITIGGANIDNFYGPKVTLLQVYNLTNSVIGSVANFYGRNNIAENNTIINNNLGTSLAINSYDVNTKNNYIVRINGNTVQFSKGLRINGDNNTPTYDDGYALNNSNYDTYFDETNTLKSEYADSVLFATETITKPVIINSKVTLSALRDVGGFYSVTFIEGSDYSLVEDATINKLTLNGVNKVNVNHNTLLADDSSIELIGSTDCNITNNIINTKLTNTITLDDDSFNNIIENNELYASSYKGDKSVSADRESNTVQSNIPIPVPVLKVNTCEFTVGSTATISASITLDDEVATTINKGKVVFKVNGKTLKDADNKVIYAKVVDGTATIENFEIPQSWSKNGTTITATYSGSTQCEKLTSDATEITTTSTEPIISTEDITTTANSQITLTATINDGNKPINTGKVVFKINGKTVKDENGKVIYAKVTNGIASIPNYTLPETFKTGTYTITATFTAPNYEKLQTNSTLTVTS